The following is a genomic window from Calliphora vicina chromosome 5, idCalVici1.1, whole genome shotgun sequence.
GACCACTGCCACGAGTAAAGTGTTCCTCTAGTTCTTCCTCATTTAGTTTGGGATAACGAGAATAGTCCAGCTGTTGGTGTTTAAAGCGTGGGAAAGTATTAGCTACATAGTTAGAACAAATTGCTGAAGGTTTGAAAATAGTTGATGTTAATCTAAGTTGTTGAGCTACAGTTCTTGTTAGCAAAGAAatcataattgtttttaatttacaatatgCGGCCTTTACGCAATAAAGTTTCACCTCTCTGTATaagtatgtaaaaaaaatgattactacattttatttattaattgtgtattatttttttatattaccttaaagttaaattcaattttgtgTTGTTCCGTTTCTTGGCTATTTTCTCTAAACTCTCTTCTTACTCTTCCCAAGTAATAGGATTTATCCGTCAATTGCAATTGATTGCCGTAACGTATTAAATGTTTGTACAATCGTAAAACTTGTTGTTTGGAAGGTTGTAAcatagttttaattaattttatatattttcttgatgtttttatttcagtttcttttattaacaatttcaatttattgtgGTCTGTTGTACAACATTTACCGCATTTTTTTGTCTTACAACTGGTGTTTCATACGTCAGCTGTTCTTTGTTTACTAAAAACAGGTGTTACCGTTAGTTAAACATATTTCAGTTCAGGGTTGTTTAAAATAGTAGTGGGTGATTAAAGCAGCAGTGTGTTTTAAACTGTATAAGTACCGttagttttaaattatataaagaatattgatttatttaatagaaATCTTTAGAataatgaaatatgttttataaaataagttttttggaagataaatataaatttcgtattatttatattatacagtgagtgacaatacaatgaaaatatttttagaaaattttgtaattcaGTAATTTCAGTttccaaaaacatttatatgggcatttccacagAACCAAATGATTTGTTACTAACTtcatattaattaaaacaatgagTATATTCTAATAATATAATgcatttttaggtaaaatttgTTCTTATCATGAGAAAATTGGACTGAAatctggggccgaattaccgcattattaattttgaaatttcccgggatccTGGGAATTTCCgtctagaacaaattattaaattttaagaaattagaCTTCGTTAGAAAGTTAAAAATTGTcgttggttttaaaatgtaattggatacaaataaaaaatccaataaaaaattaatataaagtgATAAACTGACTTGATTTCTAATTTTGATAcaccatttgtcatttgtatcggaatggcttcaatttctATTAGATTGTGTTCCACCTTCGTTACATTCCAATTAATTCAGttaattcgcaaaaataaatattttattttttttttaattttgaattggcaatgttttgcttattaaatcaaaaattaagtaaagat
Proteins encoded in this region:
- the LOC135960573 gene encoding mitochondrial ribosome and complex I assembly factor AltMIEF1; its protein translation is MLQPSKQQVLRLYKHLIRYGNQLQLTDKSYYLGRVRREFRENSQETEQHKIEFNFKRGETLLRKGRIL